In the genome of Variibacter gotjawalensis, one region contains:
- a CDS encoding L,D-transpeptidase, with protein MLTRGVLAAAIGLSFMLAGCNSATMMSSKREPAPKSSLKPRDKVLLANTPYKEVAPPEAYQRAIVTYHRKEAPGSIVVDSDARYLYYVQGDGTAIRYGVTVGEEALAFSGVAKVGRLAEWPDWIPTADIKRRLGNIPDRVAGGPKNPLGARGIYLYQGNKDTLFRIHGTNQPEYIGEAISSGCIRMTNEDVIDLYERVKTGTTVVVLAPKQGDSPFNPRGQQHANLFGRD; from the coding sequence ATGTTGACCCGTGGGGTCCTGGCCGCAGCGATCGGCCTTTCGTTCATGTTGGCGGGCTGCAACAGCGCGACCATGATGTCGTCGAAGCGTGAGCCGGCGCCGAAGTCGAGCCTCAAGCCGCGCGACAAAGTTCTATTGGCGAACACGCCTTATAAGGAAGTGGCGCCGCCGGAAGCTTACCAGCGCGCGATCGTCACCTATCACCGCAAGGAAGCGCCGGGTTCGATCGTGGTCGATTCCGACGCACGCTATTTGTATTACGTACAGGGCGACGGCACCGCGATCCGCTACGGCGTGACGGTCGGTGAAGAAGCGCTGGCGTTCTCGGGCGTCGCCAAGGTCGGCCGTCTTGCCGAGTGGCCGGATTGGATCCCGACCGCGGACATCAAGCGCCGTCTCGGCAACATTCCGGATCGTGTCGCGGGTGGCCCGAAGAACCCGCTCGGTGCGCGCGGCATCTATCTCTATCAGGGCAACAAGGACACGCTGTTCCGCATTCACGGCACCAACCAGCCGGAATATATCGGCGAAGCGATCTCGTCGGGCTGCATCCGCATGACCAACGAAGACGTCATCGATCTTTATGAGCGCGTGAAGACGGGGACGACGGTCGTCGTTCTCGCCCCGAAGCAGGGCGACTCGCCGTTCAACCCGCGCGGTCAGCAGCACGCGAACCTGTTCGGCCGCGACTAG
- a CDS encoding 2-hydroxychromene-2-carboxylate isomerase, with translation MSTVEFYFDFGSPNAHIAHIRLPEIIARTGATLVPKIMLLGGVFQATGNVSPMNATFKVPYIRTDMARFIAKYKVPFRMNPHFPVNTIKMMRGAVVAEEEGFLPKYMDVCFNAMWADRKNMADDATIAEVFTAGGLDPAHIAKRSAEDAVKDKLKLYTGAAAERGIFGAPTFFVGDEMFFGQDRLEFVEEALKGQSYAPPKKGAA, from the coding sequence ATGAGCACGGTGGAATTCTACTTCGACTTCGGCAGCCCGAACGCGCACATCGCGCATATCCGCTTGCCCGAGATCATCGCCCGCACAGGCGCAACGCTGGTGCCGAAGATCATGCTGCTTGGCGGCGTCTTTCAAGCGACCGGCAACGTGTCGCCGATGAACGCAACGTTCAAGGTGCCGTATATCCGCACCGACATGGCGCGCTTCATCGCGAAATACAAAGTGCCGTTCCGCATGAACCCGCACTTCCCCGTCAACACGATCAAGATGATGCGCGGCGCTGTCGTCGCCGAGGAAGAAGGCTTCCTGCCGAAATACATGGACGTTTGCTTCAACGCGATGTGGGCCGACCGCAAGAACATGGCGGACGACGCTACGATCGCGGAAGTCTTCACGGCGGGCGGCCTCGATCCGGCGCATATCGCGAAACGCTCCGCCGAGGACGCCGTGAAGGATAAGCTGAAACTCTACACCGGCGCGGCCGCCGAGCGGGGCATCTTCGGCGCGCCGACATTCTTCGTCGGCGATGAGATGTTCTTCGGCCAGGATCGCCTCGAATTTGTCGAAGAGGCGCTCAAGGGCCAATCCTACGCCCCGCCGAAGAAAGGCGCTGCCTAG
- a CDS encoding SDR family oxidoreductase, whose amino-acid sequence MAEKAALIIGAGDATGGAIARRFAREGFTACVVRRTADKLEPLVAEITKAGGKARAFGVDARKEDAMIALVDQIESEVGPLEVAVFNIGANVRFGIRETTARVYFKVWEMACFAGFLTGREAARVMVPRKRGTILFTGATASVRGGAGFSAFSGAKHALRALAQSMARELGPEGVHVAHIVVDGGINTAFIRDNFPERAALLPDDGILDPDAIAENYWTLHSQHRSAWTHELDVRPWMEKW is encoded by the coding sequence ATGGCCGAGAAGGCAGCGCTCATCATCGGCGCAGGCGATGCGACAGGTGGCGCAATCGCGCGGCGCTTCGCCCGCGAAGGCTTCACGGCCTGCGTCGTTCGCCGCACCGCCGACAAGCTTGAGCCGTTGGTCGCCGAGATCACGAAAGCCGGCGGCAAGGCGCGCGCGTTCGGCGTCGATGCGCGCAAGGAAGACGCGATGATCGCGCTCGTCGACCAGATCGAGAGTGAAGTCGGCCCGCTCGAAGTTGCTGTGTTCAACATCGGCGCCAACGTCCGCTTCGGCATTCGCGAGACGACGGCGCGCGTCTATTTCAAAGTTTGGGAGATGGCGTGCTTCGCCGGCTTCCTCACCGGCCGCGAAGCCGCCCGCGTCATGGTCCCGCGCAAGCGCGGCACGATCCTCTTCACCGGCGCGACAGCGAGCGTGCGCGGCGGCGCAGGTTTCTCGGCCTTCTCGGGCGCCAAACATGCGCTCCGCGCGCTTGCGCAGTCGATGGCGCGCGAGCTTGGCCCCGAAGGCGTTCACGTCGCGCATATCGTGGTCGACGGCGGCATCAACACGGCCTTCATCCGCGACAACTTCCCGGAGCGCGCCGCGCTCTTACCGGACGACGGCATTCTCGATCCAGACGCGATCGCGGAAAACTACTGGACCCTGCATTCACAACACCGCTCCGCCTGGACGCACGAACTCGACGTGCGTCCGTGGATGGAAAAGTGGTGA
- a CDS encoding ABC transporter substrate-binding protein, with product MKRSFLAIAALALSLATAHAQQPYKIGLILDMSGPYADITGEGSATAARMAVQEFGGKVLGRPIEVLIVDHQNKADIAAATAREWFDNQGVEAILDVAASATALAASEIARARNKIIVFNGPGSTRLTNEACGPYTVHYVFDNYALSKGTAAGLTKQGGDSWFLVVADYAFGHDLEREATNFVKASGGKVLGAVRHPLNTNDLSSFILQAQASKAKVVGFANAGADTINGIKQMVEFGLVKAGQKPAALLAFISDIDSLGLETAQGLLLTESFLADRDDESKAFVKKFSERVKRAPTSAQAGVYSSVLHYLKAVEKAGTADAAPVMKIMKETPIKDAFTNNGRIREDGRMVHDMYLVEVKKPSESSGRFDYYKLVTTIPAEEAFTPLSESRCPLVKK from the coding sequence ATGAAGCGGTCATTTCTCGCTATCGCGGCACTCGCGCTGAGCCTCGCAACCGCGCACGCCCAACAACCTTACAAAATCGGCCTGATCCTCGATATGTCCGGGCCATACGCCGACATCACGGGTGAAGGCAGCGCAACGGCCGCCCGCATGGCCGTACAGGAATTCGGCGGCAAAGTGCTCGGCCGCCCGATCGAGGTGCTGATCGTCGATCATCAAAACAAAGCAGACATCGCCGCCGCGACCGCGCGCGAATGGTTCGACAACCAGGGCGTCGAAGCGATCCTCGATGTCGCGGCCTCCGCGACCGCGCTCGCCGCCAGCGAGATCGCCCGCGCGCGTAACAAGATCATCGTCTTCAACGGCCCAGGCTCGACGCGGCTCACCAACGAAGCCTGCGGCCCCTACACGGTGCACTACGTCTTCGACAACTACGCGCTCTCGAAAGGCACCGCGGCCGGCCTCACCAAGCAGGGCGGCGACTCGTGGTTCCTCGTCGTTGCCGATTATGCCTTCGGCCACGATCTCGAACGCGAGGCGACGAACTTCGTGAAGGCGAGCGGCGGCAAGGTGCTCGGTGCAGTTCGCCACCCGCTCAACACCAACGATCTGTCGTCGTTCATCCTACAAGCGCAGGCGTCGAAGGCGAAAGTCGTCGGCTTCGCCAATGCGGGCGCCGACACGATCAACGGCATCAAGCAGATGGTCGAATTCGGTCTCGTCAAAGCCGGCCAGAAGCCCGCCGCCCTCCTCGCCTTCATCTCGGACATCGACAGCCTCGGCCTCGAAACCGCGCAAGGCCTATTGCTGACCGAAAGCTTCCTCGCCGACCGCGACGACGAGAGCAAAGCCTTCGTCAAAAAGTTCTCCGAGCGCGTGAAGCGCGCGCCGACCAGCGCGCAGGCCGGGGTCTATTCGTCGGTGCTGCACTATCTCAAGGCGGTGGAGAAAGCCGGCACGGCGGATGCGGCGCCCGTCATGAAGATCATGAAGGAGACGCCGATCAAGGACGCTTTTACCAACAACGGCCGCATCCGCGAGGATGGCCGCATGGTGCACGACATGTATCTGGTCGAGGTGAAGAAGCCGTCCGAGTCGTCCGGCCGCTTCGACTATTACAAGCTCGTTACCACGATCCCGGCGGAAGAAGCCTTCACGCCGCTCTCGGAATCGCGCTGCCCGCTGGTGAAGAAATAG
- a CDS encoding cupin domain-containing protein, with protein sequence MMAKAKTRKVAKAARSTARKVSARKPAARKTTARKAPARKAPARKSAARKPAAKKAAKPRTRAALAKRPPQTFVASHLGAHSFVEGLRSYARYRELGIAAATHGLAQAHVVQFIPPCRPEEVSKLHFHDVDFQMVYVLKGWIKSEFAGEGAHVMREGSCWIQPPKVKHKVLDYSDDCEVLEIILPADFDTVELEK encoded by the coding sequence CTGATGGCAAAAGCCAAAACGCGCAAGGTCGCGAAAGCCGCAAGGAGCACCGCGCGCAAAGTATCGGCTCGCAAACCTGCCGCGCGCAAAACGACCGCTCGTAAGGCTCCGGCGCGGAAGGCTCCGGCTCGCAAAAGCGCGGCGCGTAAGCCCGCCGCGAAGAAAGCCGCGAAGCCGCGCACACGCGCCGCATTGGCGAAACGCCCGCCGCAGACATTCGTCGCCAGCCATCTCGGCGCGCATTCGTTCGTCGAAGGGCTGCGCAGCTACGCGCGCTATCGCGAACTCGGGATCGCGGCGGCGACGCACGGTCTCGCGCAAGCCCATGTCGTGCAGTTCATACCGCCGTGCCGCCCGGAGGAAGTCTCCAAGCTGCATTTCCACGACGTCGACTTTCAGATGGTCTACGTGCTGAAGGGCTGGATCAAATCCGAATTCGCCGGCGAGGGCGCGCATGTGATGCGCGAGGGATCGTGCTGGATTCAGCCGCCGAAAGTGAAGCACAAGGTGCTCGACTATTCGGACGACTGCGAAGTGCTCGAGATTATTCTGCCGGCCGATTTCGATACGGTCGAACTCGAGAAGTGA
- a CDS encoding magnesium transporter CorA family protein, with the protein MLTYFVPRGTSLEKISGGPGVEPPEAAIWIDLVTPTVEEDKLVERMVGVSVPTREDMAEIEVSSRLYIENGARYMTATLMCRSDTDAPKTTPVTFILAGHRLVTVRYDEPKPFALISLKLVRACGPSPTGESVLMELLDAIIDRTADILEKNAAEVDIVSHQVFEPTQKRANRTLQYNHIMRSIGRKADLNSKVRECLVSVGRLVLFLANEADGMKWPKEFRAQLKTMQRDVQSLLDHASYQSNKITFLLDAMLGIVSIEQNNIIKTFSVAAVGLMPPTLIASIYGMNFKQMPELQWDYGYPMAIILMVLAAALPYYYFKWKKWL; encoded by the coding sequence ATGCTCACTTACTTTGTTCCCCGCGGAACGTCCCTCGAGAAAATCAGTGGCGGTCCAGGCGTAGAGCCTCCCGAGGCCGCGATCTGGATCGACCTCGTCACGCCCACCGTCGAGGAAGACAAGCTCGTCGAGCGCATGGTCGGCGTCTCAGTGCCGACTCGCGAGGACATGGCCGAGATCGAGGTCTCGTCGCGCCTCTATATTGAGAACGGCGCGCGTTACATGACCGCAACACTGATGTGTCGTTCGGACACCGATGCGCCAAAGACGACACCGGTCACCTTCATTCTCGCCGGCCACCGCCTCGTCACGGTGCGCTACGATGAACCGAAGCCGTTCGCGCTGATCTCGCTCAAGCTCGTGCGCGCCTGCGGACCATCGCCGACTGGCGAGTCGGTGCTGATGGAATTGCTCGACGCGATCATCGATCGCACCGCCGACATTCTCGAAAAGAACGCGGCCGAAGTCGACATCGTCTCGCATCAGGTGTTCGAGCCGACGCAGAAGCGCGCCAACCGCACGCTGCAATACAATCACATCATGCGCTCGATCGGCCGCAAGGCGGACCTCAACTCTAAGGTCCGCGAATGTCTGGTCTCGGTCGGCCGGCTCGTCCTGTTCCTCGCCAATGAGGCGGACGGCATGAAGTGGCCGAAGGAATTCCGCGCGCAGCTCAAAACCATGCAGCGGGACGTGCAATCGCTTCTCGATCACGCGAGCTATCAGTCGAACAAGATCACCTTCCTGCTCGACGCGATGCTCGGCATCGTCTCGATCGAGCAGAACAACATCATCAAGACCTTCTCGGTCGCCGCCGTCGGCCTGATGCCGCCGACGCTGATCGCGTCGATCTATGGCATGAACTTCAAGCAGATGCCGGAGCTTCAGTGGGACTACGGTTATCCGATGGCCATCATCCTGATGGTCCTCGCCGCCGCGCTGCCGTATTACTATTTCAAATGGAAGAAGTGGCTGTAA